GTGGACATCATTCTTTTCGATGACTTCGAGCCTGATGTGCGAGAGATCTTTGCGGAGAAATCGGATCTGGATATCGTGCTTCAGCGAGAAGGAAAGCATACTTCGGATGTAAACAGTGGATTCTTCGCTGCGCGTTGTAATGACCGCACTCGCCGTCTCTTCGAAAGAGTCAAGGAAGAGATGATCGCTGATCCAAGTAAAAACGAACAACCGCTCGTTAATGATCTGATTTTTGGAGATGTCGATGTCACTTGGGAATATCTTCCGTTTAAGTATGCGGCACGAAGCCAGATCTGGCCGCCGATTGAAGATATCTCACTGTATCATGCCAACTGCACAGGTGGAGCCGATGGAATTAATCAAAAGAAAATTCAGTTTAGCGAACTCAAGGAATTTCATCCCTACGAAAAAGTGAAAGTCTGTATTGTTACTCCCGAGTTGGTCGGTCCACGAAAGAATAGTGGTATTGGCACTCATGCCTTTTATCTGTCACGTTTTCTAGCAGCTCTGCCAGATCACGAAGTCACTGTTCTACTTACTGCCCATGTTACTGTTGAGCGTAATGAGGACGAGCCGGATTGGAAAGATCATTTCAAAGAAGAGCATGGTATTGAACTTGTCCTGATTGAAGAACAGGAGCCACTTTACGAAGAGGTTGGTTGGTTCAATCAATGGTTTTCACTTCGCTCGCAAGCTATATTCGGTTGGTTGCGAAACAAGGATTTCGACATTTGCCATTTCCAGGATTTGAACGCTGATGGCTTTATGTGTATGCAGGCTCGCGAGACTGGAGCCGCTTTTCAGAAGTCTGTTTTCACGGTTACAGTAAATGGTCCAAACCTTTGGGCTCGCCAGGGGATGAAGCACTTTGCGGATTCGCCAGTGGATGATGCATTGGTCAACTTTTGTGAAAGCTACTGTCTGGAAAAAGCCGACATGGTGGTCGCTCCAAGTCAGTATGCGCTTGATTGGTGCCGAAACACTGGTTGGCAACTAGCTGAAGAACAACGTGTATGCCCTTATATTATTGAGACACTGGAACCGGCGATTCCACTGGACCAGCCATATAAGGAAGCTAATGAAATTATCTTTTTCGGTCGGCTTGAGACTCGCAAAGGAATTCACATTTTTCTTAAGGCGATCAAACTGCTGCATGCGCAGGGAAAGCTATCCGGTATAAAGCGCCTTCATTTTCTGGGAGGCCACGTCTACGAGCTGGAGTACAATTCACGAAATTATATTTTCGACTATCTGACCAAAGAGGCCCCTGGTTTGCCTTTCACAATTGATGGTCAATTGGACCACCATGCGTGCATTGATTTTCTTCGAGAACATAAGGATGCTTTGGTTGTGGTGCCTTCGCTTTCCGAGACACTGGGATATACTGTCATTGAATCGCTTGAGCTGAACCTTAATTTGATTGCAACCAAGGGTGGGGCGATTCCAGAAATCTTTGATGGTGATGACCGCCTTTGCGAGCCCAATGCAAATGCCTTAACGGAACTCATGGCTGAGGGGCTGACCGGGAAATTACCGCGAGCCAAGATGGCGTATTCCCGCGATAAAGCTACGCAGGCCTGGAATGATGCACATCAACATTGTGTTGAGTTGTTGGAGGTGAAAAAAGACGAGATGCTGGTTGTTCCGGGAGATCCTTTAATCAGCGTTTGTATTCCACATCATAATTACGGTGTCTATTTGAAGGAACAGTTGGCCAGTTTGGTATCTCAGACTTACAACAACTTTGAAGTTTTAATCCTTGATGATGGATCAACGGACAAAGATTCGCTGGCGATTTTCGATCAACTGGAAAAAGACTATGATGGAGATAAACGCATTCGCTTTATGCGACAGGAGAATACAGGTCTTAGTGAGGCAAGAAATCGATTAGCAAAGGAAGCCAAGGCCGAATATATCGTTTTTGCTGATGCGGATAATGTTTCTGAACCTGAGATGCTGGCTGTATTCTCTCGGGCAATTCAGATCGCGGGAGCTGATTGCGTGACTTGTCATATGGCGAAGTTTCGCATTGATGGAGAATCAGGTGAGCGCAAATCACTTGATACATACACTCCACTTGGTGCGTGTGTTGAGGCAGGCCCTTATTGTGATCCGTTTGGCGATGCTAATTTTATTATACGAAAAGATGTCTTTCTGAAATTAGGAGGATTCAGGCATGTTCCGAATACCGCATCAGAAGACTGGGAGTTCCTGGCGAAGCTTTGTCTTGAGGGATACAAACTCGAAGTCATTCCTTTGCCGCTCTTTAATTATCGCGAACATGGTGAGTCGAATATGCGTCAGACACCGTATTACGATACGCGTATGCGTGTCATTCAGCCTTACATGGATCGTTTGCCTGATGCCTGGCAAAAACGCATTCTTTATAACACGGTAGGAGCGAGTGAATTATTGATGACTCAACGTCGTGTTGGCATTCCGGACAAACCGTCACAGGAGCTGATTCTGGATCATCGAAAGTATATTCAGGAATTGGAGGCTTTTATTAAAGTTTCTCAGCACGATTTGGGTGAATCGATTAAGCGATGCGAATCAATTGCTGCTGAGAATAGAGAGCTCAAATCCAAGATAAAGCGAATTAGGCGTAATCCTCTCAATTTGCTGAAACCATAATCTTTCTGGCTTAGTTAGGAAAATATATTATGACTTCCAAATCCACCGATGGTTCGATTGCGCTTTCGGCTACAGGGATTTCAAAAAACTACAGGATTTGGACAAGCCCCAGTGCACGGCTTTACGGACCGCTTGCCAATCGCGTAAGACGCATTGCTGGCAAGACACCCACCCCGGAGCGATACTATCGTGATTTCTCTGCATTGAATGAAATGTCATTGAGCATTGGGGCTGGAGAATGCCTTGGTGTGATTGGCAAGAATGGATCGGGGAAAAGCACGCTATTACAAATTCTTGCCGGAACGCTTCAGTCCAGTTCCGGCTCGGTCTCACGTCCAGGAAAGGTTGCGGCGCTGCTTGAGCTTGGCACTGGCTTCAATCACGAGTTTACCGGGCGTGAGAATGTATTTCTTTATGGTGCGATTAACGGCCTTTCAAGTGATGCCGTAGCAGCTGTGTTTGATAGTGTTGTTGAGTTTTCAGGTTTAGGAGATTTCATTGAGCAACCCCTAAGGACATATTCCAGTGGAATGGTTGTTCGTCTTGCGTTTTCACTGCTGACTCATCTTGATCCTGATGTTCTCATTATTGATGAAGCTCTTGCGGTAGGAGATGCTGCCTTTGTTCAAAAGTGCATGCGCTGGCTTCGTGGTTTTATTAAAGAGAAAACCGTTATTTTGGTTTCGCATGATCTGGGTGCAATCACGAGTCTTTGCTCCCGGGCAATCTGGTTGAAGCAGGGTGAAGTTGTTTTCGATGGTCATCCCAAACGTGCAACCGAGCTCTATCTGGAGTCTATTTACGAAGATCAGCCAACTGGCTCCGCAGAAACCAGTAATGAGCAAACTCCCGAAGATTCAGACGTTAGTGGAAAAAAGGACTTTCGCCATGAGACGTTAAAAGATCCCGAACATCGCAATGAACTGAAGTTCTTTAAGTTTGACCCTGAGGCCGAGTCGTTTGGTAAGCGTAAAGCAACGATCAATCAGGTCGAATTACTGGATGAGCTTGGTCAACCAGTCTCAATGACTGCAGGCGGAGAAGTCGTTCGCATCAAGGTACATGTTCACGCTGATGAAGCTGTTTCAGCCCCGATCATCGGCTTTGGCGTAAAGAACCGTTTAGGCCAGGAGCTTTTTCACGATAACACCTATCTTTCCAGTCACAGTAAGGACGACGAACCACTGGAAATTGAAGAAGGTGGACGCTTTGTTGCGGAGTTTGTTTTTCGTATGCCTTATTTCAACGCAGGTGAATATTTCATTTTTGCAGCGGTTGCAACAGGCACTCATGATGATCATTCGCAGCAGCATTGGGTTCATGAGGCTTTGAAATTTAGCTCGAATCCAAACCGCATTTGCCTTGGCTTGATTGGTCTGCCAATGATGGAGGTCAGTCTCAAGCAGGAGGATTCATGAGTTCCTGTTTATTCAAGGTTTTCCTCTGAATTATATCAGTAACTTCTGTCTTCTCACTTTTAACTTCTAACTCTACATTCCCGATTATGGTGCCACCAAAAAGACTTCTTAAAGTACTTTTCAAAGATTCTCCCTATGAGAATTTTCCACTTGTGGATTATCCACAAAAGGAGGGCGGCTGGCACAGTGAGAGCAGTGTATTTGACAAGCTCATCGCGGATATTCAGCCAGAACTCGTCATTGAAGTTGGGACCTGGCTGGGAGCCTCAGCGCTTCGCATGGCAGATAAGTTGAAGGCACAATCCAGTGATGCAAGAGTCCTGTGTGTTGATACCTGGTTGGGGGCAGCTGAATTTTGGGACTGTCAAAGTGATCCTGAACGTTATGAAGCGTTGGATATCAAACATGGATTTCCAAGTGTGTTCTATCAGTTCATCGCGAATATCCTTCATGCGGGTGCTCAGGATACGGTGGTTCCTTTTCCTCAAACCAGTGCCAATGCGGCCGTTTGGTTGAAAAAACGGAATATAACCTCAAAATTGATCTACATTGATGGCAGCCATGAGGAGGCCGATGTTTATGCTGACCTGACTGCTTATTGGCCTTTGCTCGAGGTCGGAGGAGTGATTTTCGGAGATGATTACGATGCCTTTTGGCCCGGTGTTATTATTTCCGTCAATCGTTTCGCAGTCGAAAATGGCCTTGAGGCTGAGGTAGGTGATGGCTTCTGGCAGTTACGTAAGGAGACGGCAGTTACGAAGCCAAAACTTACTCAGGTCGATGAACTGGCTGCTTTACGTGCAGAAAATGCGATTCTGCGCGCCCATTTGACTTCGTCGATACTCAAGACCGATCATTTAGTTGATCAGATTGCCAGCAACAATTTCTTTGTGCGGGAAGTGCAGGAAGAGAAGGCTCGTGCGGGGCATTTCTGGGACTTGCTTAAGGAAGCCGAGGCCGAAATTGAACGACTGAAAAAACAATAGTTCTGCAAGCGCATTCCCACAAAAGTGGGATATGCGCTTAACTCAATGTCTCAGGCGTATCAATCAACCCAAATCCGATTGCGGCTCGGGTAAGTCCGGCAACATCGTGGACATCGAGCTTCTTCATTAAATTAGCGCGGTGTGTATCGGCTGTTTTGACGCTGATATCCAGTTTTTGTGCAATTTCCTTGCTGGTGTTGCTTTCGGCAATCAATTGGAGGATTTGCCGCTCGCGGGCGGTCAGCTCCTCGAGGGCGTCACTTTGCTGCGGATTGACCATTAGCTCGCGCATAATGTCCACGATTTTGAGGCCAAAGTAGGTCTGGCCAGCGACAATTTTCTCTACTGCTGTCTCCAGTTCGTTCAAGTTTGCATCCTTTTCAACAAAGCCATCAATTCCGGCCTCCAGGACCTTGCGAACCATTGTTTTGCTGGGGAAAGCAGAGAAAACGAGTATATTGGGACGATATTCGCTTGAGCGCAGTCGTTTCAAAACTTCAATGCCGTTCAATTGAGGCAGCATAATGTCTAAAACAACAATATCGGGGTGCAATTTGAGGATTTGATCTACAGCTTCCTGGCCATCGCCAATCGCTCCAACGATCTCAATATCTGGGTAGGATCCGAGCAAGCGACAGATCAGGTCGCGCAATATCGTCTGGTCCTCAACAACAAAAACACTTTTCATGTATCTCCAGAGATAGGGCTGATTGCTCAATTCGCAATGAAATTTGTCAGGAAGAAAATAGATAATCTCAGCTCCTATTCCTATCAGTAATGCATATCTTTCAAGTTAACTGCTTTTTTAACACACTTTTCATCCCCTTTAGCGCACTTGTTTTAGCTTTCGTTACGGGATGTACCTATGTTCCGGATACAGCGGCACCTGAGTCAAACTTATCGGCAGATGAAGGCATCGATGTAGCTTATCAGATTGAAAGTCAGGGGGAGGGTCGTGTCGCTGGATGGGGGCGAGGAGAGTCCATGCAGCCGGTTTTTAGTGATAACACCGTCCTCGTTATTCACCCAATTGCCTGGGAGGACCTTGAAAAAGGTATGCTTGTCGCCTACTACGGACCAGCCGGGGACAGGGTTGTGCATAGCCTCATCCGTAAAAGGGAGAGCCGGGATTATTGGATGGCTAAAGGTATTAACAATATGCAAGCCGATGGTGGCCGTGTGACCAAGGATAATCTAATTGGCGTCGTCTACGCCTCAATTCAGACGGCTAATCCTGAAGAATAACCTGCTAAAATCTCTATTAGAACGGCCAGATCAGTGGAATGAGAATAACACTACCGACGAAATACAGGAGATTGAGGGGGATGCCGACCTTGAAGAAATCGGTAAAGCGATAACCGCCGACTCCATAAACATAGGTGTTGGTCTGATAGCCGATTGGTGTGGCAAAGCTGGCGGAGGAAGCAACAGTAGCAGCGATGGCAAACGGTCGCGGATCTAATCCCAATGTCATGCCGATACCCAATGCAATTGGTGCCATGAGGACGACGGTGGCATTGTTCGAAAGCACTTCGGTCAAGACATTCGTCACCAGATAAACCAGTGCCAGGAGTGCATAGGCGCGGATAGCCACTGGCATGAAGTCCCCGAGGTCGACGAGAAATGCTGAAGCCATCTCAGCTGCTCCAGTTGTTTGTAGAGCCATGCCAAGACCTAGCATCCCATAAATCAACATCAGGATACGCCATTCTATCGAACCGTAGGCTTCCTTCGGCTTAATAGTCCGCGTGATAAAGAGAAATGCCACAGCAATGATTGCTGCTGCGACTACGGGTAGCAATTTGAATGTAACAGATGCAATAAGTGCTACCAGTGCTCCAATAACCAATGGCATGTGCTTGCGCATGTTTTGCATTGGTGTGGTTGGGCGATCAAGAAGGATGATATCATCACTGCTGCGAAGATTCTCAATTGCCTTGTCCGTTCCCATCATCAGAAGTGTGTCTCCAAAGTCGAGTGGAAGGGTTTCCAGTTTCTCACGGACGTTTCGGCCACGGCGGTGGACGGCTAGAATGACCATTCGGTAACGCTGGCGGAAATTGATCTCGCGGATGTTCTTACCAACAATTGAAGACATCGGACCGATGACGCCCTCGACGATGGCGCCTTCATGCGCTGAAATGGCTTCGAGGTCGATCCCGCTTTCTCCGACAAAGTCGATGCCTTCGGTTTCACGGGCAACGGCAATGGCTTGCGGGCGGCAGGAAAGAACCAACCGGTCGCTTTCATGAAGTTCCTGTTTTCGCAAATCACCAGGGAGCGCGACACCATCGCGAATGATTTCGAGGAGTCGAATGCCGCGTGTTTTGCGAAGCGGAGATTCTGCAAAAGTCTGCCCGATCAGGCTTGATCCACCACGAATAAAGGCTTCGGTGATGTACTCTTTTCGTTCTTCTTCAGACAGAATCGCAGTCAGAGTTTCCCGCACAGGCAGGACTTTTTTCCCGAATACCATGAGGTAAATAGTTCCAAGGGCCATGAGCGGAAGACCAACAGTGGCCAGCTCAAACATCCCGATTGGCGCGTATCCGGATTCAAAAAGAATTCCACTCATGAGCAGATTGGTGCTCGTTCCAGTCAGAGTGCAAATTCCGCCAAAGATCGAGACATAGGAGAGCGGAATCAGGAGTCGCGATGCGGGTGTACCCATTTTGCGGGAAAGACTGATGATTACCGGCATGAAAACGACGACAACGGGTGTATTATTGATGAATGCGGAAATGCCGCCAACTCCAATGGCAAGAACACCAAGAAAAGCCCAATAGGGCAGGGCTGTCAGTTTGCCCAGGCCACGTGCGAGGAGGTCAATGGCACCACAACGTTCCAGCGCAAGACTGATAATGAACATAGCGGCAATCGCCAGTGGTGCTGGATTCGCAAAAACCGAGATGAGTGCTGTGGTTGTAGGAAGGAGTTCTGTTTGAGTCGTTGCACTAACTCCAATCAACAAGGCGAACACCACGACTGCAGTGACATCGACAGGTACTCGCTCCATGGCAAAGGAAACCAGTGCTGCAATCAGTAGTACGAGTACGAATATGATCTCCCAAGTCATTCTTTAAAACGATCTGACATTAGGGCAAACGAGCGCCGCTGCAAAAGAAATATGAGCTTAAGTTTGTCTGTGGTAATGACTTAAACGTCAATCTTCTCAGAAAGGAAGGCGATAACCTCGTCTTCCGAAAGGCGTTTTTGCTCAGTAGTGTCCCGGTCACGTATGGTCACTGTGCCGTCTTTTTCGATGGTGTCGAAGTCGACAGTAATGCAATACGGTGTGCCTATCTCATCCTGACGGCGATAGCGGCGACCAATTGCTCCGGATACGTCCCAGGCCACACTCCAACGGCGTTGAAGCTTTTCAAAGAGACCTCGAGCACGTTCCAGCAACTCAGGCTTGTTCTTAACAAGCGGGAAAACTGCTGCCTTGTAAGGTGCAATACGGGGATGGAACTTGAGCAAGCTGCGCTTCTCGGGCTTGCCTTTATCGTTCGGGATTTCGTCTTCCGTGTAGGCCGCCGTGAGGACGGCGAGGAAGGTGCGATCTACACCCAGAGCAGGTTCAACAACATGAGGTATGTATTTGAATGGTTCTTCGCCTCGGTCCTTGCGATCCTGATCAAAGAATTCCATCGATTTGCCGCTGTGCTCCTGATGCTGAGTCAGATCAAAGCAACCACGGCAGGCAATGCCCCACAGTTCCTGAACGCCGTGTGGGAATTTGAACATCAAATCCGTTGTTCCTTTCGAATAGTGGCTGAGTTTGTCCTCGGGATGGACATCTTCGCTGATCATGTCGCGGTCAATACCAATCGAAACAAGCCAGTCGGTGCACCAGTCGAGCCAGTAGCGATACCATTTCAGGCGGCTTTCCTCACCGGGTTCGATGAAGAATTCCATCTCCATTTGTTCGAATTCACGCGAACGGAAAATGAAGTTGCGCGGTGTGATTTCGTTGCGGAAAGCTTTACCTATCTGCGCGATGCCGAATGGCATTTTAACGCGACCAGTATCAACAATGTTCTTGTAGTTCGCAAAGATACCCTGAGCTGTTTCCGGACGGAGATAAGCGACTGCCGTGCTGTCCGCCAATGGGCCTACCTTGGTTTCAAACATCAGGTTGAAATCGCGAGGTGCAGTCAGGCTGCCGGGCTTGCCGGTAGCTGGGGATGGAATCTTCTCGTAAAGATCAGGAGTCGCTTCGGTATAATCGAGAAGCTGCAAAGGAGCCATTTCACCTTGTTTGGCCAGCTTGCGCTTCATACTGTCAGCTTGTTTCTGTGCTTCGGCTTCCATTTCGCCGTCCTCAAGCACAGAGACATAACCGATGGTTTCATCGCCAACCACAACCGCAGCCCAGAATAACTGATCCGCGCGATAACGGAGTTTGCTTTCC
The Rubellicoccus peritrichatus DNA segment above includes these coding regions:
- a CDS encoding glycosyltransferase gives rise to the protein MIHLYCCYTEAHKVMFQDYFVPSLTNNVLVHAYRIDLAGPGDFLSQEFIECIRRKIDLIVASIDRHRGDIIVWSDVDIILFDDFEPDVREIFAEKSDLDIVLQREGKHTSDVNSGFFAARCNDRTRRLFERVKEEMIADPSKNEQPLVNDLIFGDVDVTWEYLPFKYAARSQIWPPIEDISLYHANCTGGADGINQKKIQFSELKEFHPYEKVKVCIVTPELVGPRKNSGIGTHAFYLSRFLAALPDHEVTVLLTAHVTVERNEDEPDWKDHFKEEHGIELVLIEEQEPLYEEVGWFNQWFSLRSQAIFGWLRNKDFDICHFQDLNADGFMCMQARETGAAFQKSVFTVTVNGPNLWARQGMKHFADSPVDDALVNFCESYCLEKADMVVAPSQYALDWCRNTGWQLAEEQRVCPYIIETLEPAIPLDQPYKEANEIIFFGRLETRKGIHIFLKAIKLLHAQGKLSGIKRLHFLGGHVYELEYNSRNYIFDYLTKEAPGLPFTIDGQLDHHACIDFLREHKDALVVVPSLSETLGYTVIESLELNLNLIATKGGAIPEIFDGDDRLCEPNANALTELMAEGLTGKLPRAKMAYSRDKATQAWNDAHQHCVELLEVKKDEMLVVPGDPLISVCIPHHNYGVYLKEQLASLVSQTYNNFEVLILDDGSTDKDSLAIFDQLEKDYDGDKRIRFMRQENTGLSEARNRLAKEAKAEYIVFADADNVSEPEMLAVFSRAIQIAGADCVTCHMAKFRIDGESGERKSLDTYTPLGACVEAGPYCDPFGDANFIIRKDVFLKLGGFRHVPNTASEDWEFLAKLCLEGYKLEVIPLPLFNYREHGESNMRQTPYYDTRMRVIQPYMDRLPDAWQKRILYNTVGASELLMTQRRVGIPDKPSQELILDHRKYIQELEAFIKVSQHDLGESIKRCESIAAENRELKSKIKRIRRNPLNLLKP
- a CDS encoding ABC transporter ATP-binding protein, with protein sequence MTSKSTDGSIALSATGISKNYRIWTSPSARLYGPLANRVRRIAGKTPTPERYYRDFSALNEMSLSIGAGECLGVIGKNGSGKSTLLQILAGTLQSSSGSVSRPGKVAALLELGTGFNHEFTGRENVFLYGAINGLSSDAVAAVFDSVVEFSGLGDFIEQPLRTYSSGMVVRLAFSLLTHLDPDVLIIDEALAVGDAAFVQKCMRWLRGFIKEKTVILVSHDLGAITSLCSRAIWLKQGEVVFDGHPKRATELYLESIYEDQPTGSAETSNEQTPEDSDVSGKKDFRHETLKDPEHRNELKFFKFDPEAESFGKRKATINQVELLDELGQPVSMTAGGEVVRIKVHVHADEAVSAPIIGFGVKNRLGQELFHDNTYLSSHSKDDEPLEIEEGGRFVAEFVFRMPYFNAGEYFIFAAVATGTHDDHSQQHWVHEALKFSSNPNRICLGLIGLPMMEVSLKQEDS
- a CDS encoding class I SAM-dependent methyltransferase, which translates into the protein MVPPKRLLKVLFKDSPYENFPLVDYPQKEGGWHSESSVFDKLIADIQPELVIEVGTWLGASALRMADKLKAQSSDARVLCVDTWLGAAEFWDCQSDPERYEALDIKHGFPSVFYQFIANILHAGAQDTVVPFPQTSANAAVWLKKRNITSKLIYIDGSHEEADVYADLTAYWPLLEVGGVIFGDDYDAFWPGVIISVNRFAVENGLEAEVGDGFWQLRKETAVTKPKLTQVDELAALRAENAILRAHLTSSILKTDHLVDQIASNNFFVREVQEEKARAGHFWDLLKEAEAEIERLKKQ
- a CDS encoding response regulator transcription factor, whose amino-acid sequence is MKSVFVVEDQTILRDLICRLLGSYPDIEIVGAIGDGQEAVDQILKLHPDIVVLDIMLPQLNGIEVLKRLRSSEYRPNILVFSAFPSKTMVRKVLEAGIDGFVEKDANLNELETAVEKIVAGQTYFGLKIVDIMRELMVNPQQSDALEELTARERQILQLIAESNTSKEIAQKLDISVKTADTHRANLMKKLDVHDVAGLTRAAIGFGLIDTPETLS
- a CDS encoding S24/S26 family peptidase translates to MHIFQVNCFFNTLFIPFSALVLAFVTGCTYVPDTAAPESNLSADEGIDVAYQIESQGEGRVAGWGRGESMQPVFSDNTVLVIHPIAWEDLEKGMLVAYYGPAGDRVVHSLIRKRESRDYWMAKGINNMQADGGRVTKDNLIGVVYASIQTANPEE
- a CDS encoding SLC13 family permease, producing the protein MTWEIIFVLVLLIAALVSFAMERVPVDVTAVVVFALLIGVSATTQTELLPTTTALISVFANPAPLAIAAMFIISLALERCGAIDLLARGLGKLTALPYWAFLGVLAIGVGGISAFINNTPVVVVFMPVIISLSRKMGTPASRLLIPLSYVSIFGGICTLTGTSTNLLMSGILFESGYAPIGMFELATVGLPLMALGTIYLMVFGKKVLPVRETLTAILSEEERKEYITEAFIRGGSSLIGQTFAESPLRKTRGIRLLEIIRDGVALPGDLRKQELHESDRLVLSCRPQAIAVARETEGIDFVGESGIDLEAISAHEGAIVEGVIGPMSSIVGKNIREINFRQRYRMVILAVHRRGRNVREKLETLPLDFGDTLLMMGTDKAIENLRSSDDIILLDRPTTPMQNMRKHMPLVIGALVALIASVTFKLLPVVAAAIIAVAFLFITRTIKPKEAYGSIEWRILMLIYGMLGLGMALQTTGAAEMASAFLVDLGDFMPVAIRAYALLALVYLVTNVLTEVLSNNATVVLMAPIALGIGMTLGLDPRPFAIAATVASSASFATPIGYQTNTYVYGVGGYRFTDFFKVGIPLNLLYFVGSVILIPLIWPF
- a CDS encoding glycine--tRNA ligase; the protein is MAKEITETPAMETIVTLCKRRGFVFQSSDIYGGYNGFFDYGPLGVEVKKNIKDAWWRDMVHRRDDVVGLDSSIIMHPNIWKASGHVGGFSDPMVDCKESKLRYRADQLFWAAVVVGDETIGYVSVLEDGEMEAEAQKQADSMKRKLAKQGEMAPLQLLDYTEATPDLYEKIPSPATGKPGSLTAPRDFNLMFETKVGPLADSTAVAYLRPETAQGIFANYKNIVDTGRVKMPFGIAQIGKAFRNEITPRNFIFRSREFEQMEMEFFIEPGEESRLKWYRYWLDWCTDWLVSIGIDRDMISEDVHPEDKLSHYSKGTTDLMFKFPHGVQELWGIACRGCFDLTQHQEHSGKSMEFFDQDRKDRGEEPFKYIPHVVEPALGVDRTFLAVLTAAYTEDEIPNDKGKPEKRSLLKFHPRIAPYKAAVFPLVKNKPELLERARGLFEKLQRRWSVAWDVSGAIGRRYRRQDEIGTPYCITVDFDTIEKDGTVTIRDRDTTEQKRLSEDEVIAFLSEKIDV